TCTCTTATGGCAATTACAAGATTCACGACCGGGGAGAATACGATGGACACCAAAGGCGTTACGCTTATTTATGCCATAGCGGCCCTGGTTTTGCTCGCCGGCGTTTCCGCAGCAATCCACTCTCAGTACGCAACGACGCTTGGAACGATGCTTGAGGACAATCGGGCGGATCTGGCCACGTATGCCGCCTATTCGGGTTTGAATTATGCTCGGTCACAAAATGATGCCGCCCTGGCGACTCTCCATACCGCCGGAAGTACCGACTTCTCCATGACCAATGGCGTGAGCTTTCGCCTCAACGTAGGCGTCAAGGATACCGGTGCCGGCACCTATCCCGTCACCGTGCTCGGCATGGCCAACCCAGGCACCTCGTATGTATCCAACGCGCTCATGACGGCCAATATTACGCCGGCCTCTTCCGGCGGGACGAACAACTCCTCTGGGAAAAACGTCAACACCGCAAAAAATATCAAAGTTGCCGGGTATGTGGAAGGCGATGTGCTGTCTGAAACCCTGAGCATTCAGGGCGGTTCGACCATTGCCGGCTCCATCACCACAACCTCGCCCACGGCCACCCTCACCATTAGCGGCGGCGTCAAAGTGGGCGGCACAGGCGAATTCGTCTGCTCCAACGCCAACATCACGGTCAGCGGCGGCTCGGATGTGGTTAACGGCGATCTCTACGCCCAGGGCGACGTACTCATCGACGGTGGTGCAACCATCAACGGCAATATCTACGCCAAAGGCAGCGTGACCATAAACGGCGGTTCCAAGGTCTGGGGCAACATCCACAGTCTCTCCACCGTTAATTTTATGAACGGCAGCATGGGAACGGCCTCGACCAAGCAGTACATCTACGCCGCTGACACCGTCACCGTCACTGGCGGTTCGACCATCTATGTCGATATCCACAGCCAAGCCAACATCGACCTGCAAAATATCACGATTTACGGAAACATGTACGCCAAGAGCGGCGTCACAGAGACGCAGTGGAATACCCATCTGTATGGCAACATCTACACGAATCCAACAGCCCCGACGCCCCCGGTGGCCTGCGCCACCTATACACCGCCGACTGCGCCGACATTTACCGCCACAACCCCCATCACTATCAACAGCCAAAAAACATTTACTGCTGGAAACTACTACTACACCACATTCAGTACGGCCTGGACTGACATTTGCTTCGATGTGTCTGCCGGAGATATCAACATCTTCGTTTCAGGAGATGCCTCAAGCAATGCAACGATCTACGTTAAGACGTCTACAAACGGAAATTGCTTCAATAATAGCAACAAAATGGATAGCATTGACGAAACATTCTATACTTCCGCCGCCAAAATATTCCTTTATACCGGGGGTAAATTTACACTTGGCGGCGGAGTTGACTGGTTTGGAACAGTACTCGCTTCAGGAAGTATCTATCCTGCCGGCGGATCGTCTATTATTGGTTCGCTGCACAGCATAAACGGAACAGTCAATCCGGATGGGTCATGGTACGAAATAAAATACGTCGAATCAAACTACCTCAGCAACCATTAACCCCCCCTGCCGCGCACCATCCATAAAAAAAGGCCGGATCACTCCGGCCTTTTGGCGTTTTACAAGCAGGCAGGGCGCGTATCACACACCCATGATGTTGTAGCCGGAATCGACGAAGATCACTTCACCGGTGGTGCCCGACGACAGGTCGGACGCCAGATACAGGGCGCAGCGGCCGATGTCTTCCAGGGTGATGTTGCGCCCCAGCGGCGAACGGTTTTCGATGGTCTCCAAAATGGTGCGGAACCCATGGATGGCCGAGGCGGCCATGGTCTTGACCGGGCCGGCGCTGATGGCGTTGATGCGTACGCCGCGCTTGCCAAGATCCACGGCCAGATAGCGCACGCTGGCCTCCAGTGCGGACTTGGCCACGCCCATGGCGTTGTAGTTGGCGACAACCCGCCCGGCGCCGTAGTAGCTCAGCGTCATAACCGACGCGCCAGGGGACAACAGCGGCTCAAAGGCCCGGCACAGGGCCACCAGCGAATAGGCCGACACGTCCAGGGCCACGCGGAACCCCTCCCGGCTGGTGTCGATAAACCGGCCGGTCAGATCCTCGCGGTTGGCATAGGCAATGGAGTGGACCAGCGCGTCCACGCTGCCCCACTGCTCCTGGACGACGCCGGCCGCAGCTGCGATCTCCTCGTCGCTGGAGACGTTGCATTGAAAGATGAAGTCAGCTCCAAGCGCGGCGGCAATGGGCTCAATGCGCTTGCGGATGGGTTCTGCGGCGTAGCCCAGGGCCAGCTTCGCCCCTTGTTCGGTCAGAGACTTGGCAATGCCGTAGGCAATGCTGCGTTCGTTGACCACACCAAAGACCACGGCTTTTTTATCCTGCATCAACATAGGAAAGTCTCCTCCCCGGCCCAACAGGCTGCCGGTCGCACGGCTTTGTTACAGACGGACTTCGGCCTCGCGCATGATGCCGGACAGGAGCAGATCCAGTACGCGGTCCACGCGTTCGCGGTCGGTATCGTCATAGAGATTGAGGCCGCCAAACACCCCGCTTTGCCGGGAGCGTACCGCCAGGAAGATGCCGGCGCCGCCAAGCACGGCCACCACCGCCGTCAGATCCAGGGATTCGGGCACCTCGCCGGTGACGGTTTCGAAAAATTCCAGGGCCGCGCGGACACGCGGGTATTCGAGCAGGCGGGTGTAGCGGTTGCGGGTCATAAGCTCCCAGGCCAGGATGTCCAAGGTGCGCGGCCGGGCGAGCAGGCCCCGGATGGTCGCCTTGAAATAATGGGCCAGTTGGGCCCGGGGCGGCATGGCGGCAAACCGGTCGGCCACATCCTCGCGCAGCTCGGCAACCGTCGGCCAGAAAGCCGCAGACTGGCCAAAGGCTGTGACGATATCGTCAAGATCCTGGAAATGGCGCAGGACAACCGCCCGCTCCAGTCCGGCCGCCTTGGCCACGACGTCCAGCGACAAGCCATCAAACCCCTGCCGGGCCAGCAAATCGCCGAGGGATTCCAGGATCCGTTGCCGCACAGTGCGCGGCTTGCCTATGGGTATGACTTTGACCCCGGACATACGGTTTCCTAGGCGCGTCGTGCCCGGACAAAGACATCCACAGAGACGAGCAAGGCCAGGACCATGATCGAACCGTCGCGGATAAACGTGACCGTGGAGATGGCGTCATCGGCCTTGGTGGTAAAACAGCCGCACTGGGTGGCAATGCCCTTGTGCTGGGCCCAGGCCATGGCCGACAGGAACACGGCCATCATGAGACAACCGGACAGGGCCGCCCCCCGAGCGGCAAACCCGGTCAGCAGACAGACCCCCACCACCACCTCGATCCAGGGCAGGGTGAGCGCCACACCGGCGACCGCCATGTCCGGCAAGATCTGATAATTGCGAATGATCTTGGCAAAGGCCATGGGATCGACGATCTTGTCCCAGGCCGCTGCCAGAAAAATAAGACCCAGAGCCATGCGGGCCAGGATGCCAAACACTCTCATGCGCCGCCCTCCGTAGGCCCGCCAACGAGCAGCCAGCCTTCAAAACCATCCGGCATGACCGTGACATACGAGAATCCGGCAGTGCGCAATGCTTCGCCCAGTTCCTTGCTTTTATCACACAGCAAATTCCCGCAATAGACCACGATGCGATCCTCGGGGGCAAGCCCAAGGGATTTGGCCGCCGCGTCCAGGTCGCCGTACATGGTTTCCTGCGGCAGGTTCTTGGCCCCGGCCACCCGGTGCATGGCAAATTCATCCGCTGTGCGGGCGTCCACAAAGACCACCCCGGGCTTGCCGAGCATGGTCAGGGCTGCGTGGGGATCAATGGTTTCAAGCCCGCGCCGCAGCGCATCACGCTTGTCCAGGGCAGCGAAATCCACCACCCAGGGCACCGGTTCCGCCCGGGCCATGTTCATGGCCACGGACAAGCCTGCTCCCAACACAAGGATGACTGCCAACTCCAGCCACAGCGGCGCCAGCCACCGCGTCGTACCCTGACCCATACGTTCCCGCCTTGACAATATTTCCCGCCCACGAGCATATGCTTGAGGCGCACGGCCCTTGCTATCCTACCCACCGACTAAAACGCAACCCGCAACCCCGGAGACGTCATGCCCCAAGCTGCTGCTCAGGCCCCGATTGAAAACG
The nucleotide sequence above comes from Desulfovibrio sp. TomC. Encoded proteins:
- a CDS encoding polymer-forming cytoskeletal protein translates to MDTKGVTLIYAIAALVLLAGVSAAIHSQYATTLGTMLEDNRADLATYAAYSGLNYARSQNDAALATLHTAGSTDFSMTNGVSFRLNVGVKDTGAGTYPVTVLGMANPGTSYVSNALMTANITPASSGGTNNSSGKNVNTAKNIKVAGYVEGDVLSETLSIQGGSTIAGSITTTSPTATLTISGGVKVGGTGEFVCSNANITVSGGSDVVNGDLYAQGDVLIDGGATINGNIYAKGSVTINGGSKVWGNIHSLSTVNFMNGSMGTASTKQYIYAADTVTVTGGSTIYVDIHSQANIDLQNITIYGNMYAKSGVTETQWNTHLYGNIYTNPTAPTPPVACATYTPPTAPTFTATTPITINSQKTFTAGNYYYTTFSTAWTDICFDVSAGDINIFVSGDASSNATIYVKTSTNGNCFNNSNKMDSIDETFYTSAAKIFLYTGGKFTLGGGVDWFGTVLASGSIYPAGGSSIIGSLHSINGTVNPDGSWYEIKYVESNYLSNH
- a CDS encoding enoyl-ACP reductase FabI; translation: MLMQDKKAVVFGVVNERSIAYGIAKSLTEQGAKLALGYAAEPIRKRIEPIAAALGADFIFQCNVSSDEEIAAAAGVVQEQWGSVDALVHSIAYANREDLTGRFIDTSREGFRVALDVSAYSLVALCRAFEPLLSPGASVMTLSYYGAGRVVANYNAMGVAKSALEASVRYLAVDLGKRGVRINAISAGPVKTMAASAIHGFRTILETIENRSPLGRNITLEDIGRCALYLASDLSSGTTGEVIFVDSGYNIMGV
- a CDS encoding TetR/AcrR family transcriptional regulator, which encodes MSGVKVIPIGKPRTVRQRILESLGDLLARQGFDGLSLDVVAKAAGLERAVVLRHFQDLDDIVTAFGQSAAFWPTVAELREDVADRFAAMPPRAQLAHYFKATIRGLLARPRTLDILAWELMTRNRYTRLLEYPRVRAALEFFETVTGEVPESLDLTAVVAVLGGAGIFLAVRSRQSGVFGGLNLYDDTDRERVDRVLDLLLSGIMREAEVRL
- a CDS encoding MauE/DoxX family redox-associated membrane protein, with amino-acid sequence MRVFGILARMALGLIFLAAAWDKIVDPMAFAKIIRNYQILPDMAVAGVALTLPWIEVVVGVCLLTGFAARGAALSGCLMMAVFLSAMAWAQHKGIATQCGCFTTKADDAISTVTFIRDGSIMVLALLVSVDVFVRARRA
- a CDS encoding rhodanese-like domain-containing protein — translated: MGQGTTRWLAPLWLELAVILVLGAGLSVAMNMARAEPVPWVVDFAALDKRDALRRGLETIDPHAALTMLGKPGVVFVDARTADEFAMHRVAGAKNLPQETMYGDLDAAAKSLGLAPEDRIVVYCGNLLCDKSKELGEALRTAGFSYVTVMPDGFEGWLLVGGPTEGGA